The following DNA comes from Phytohabitans rumicis.
GGCGTGCTCGGTAACCCCATCAAAGTCATCGGCACTCAAGGACTGAAGGAGATCGAGCCCCGAGAGGATCTGGTTGATTTCCGCGACCGCGGGCCCGCGGTCTCCGCGCCGAATCGGAAGCACCGGCGGACCTCCTCAGTGAGTACGCCACAGGAGCCTAACCCGGCCGGCGGCACCGCGCCGCAAGACCGGATGGAACACGACAGGGGCGCCCCCACAGTAGGGAGCGCCCCTGTACGACAGGACTAAAGAGCGGCCTCGATGAGCTTCACCAGATCACCCTTGGGCCGGGCCCCGGCCACCGACTGCACCGGCTCGCCACCCTTGAAAACCGTCAGCGTCGGCACCGACATCACCCGGTAGGCCCGCGCCGTCTCGGGGTTTTCGTCGATGTTGAGCTTGACGATCCGCACCTTGTCGCCCATCTCACCGGCGATCTCCTCCAGCAGCGGCGAGACCTTCTTGCACGGCGCGCACCACTCGGCCCAGAAGTCCACCAGCACCGGTGTATCGGACTGCAGCACGTCGGTGGTGAAGCTGGCGTCGGTGACCGACTTGGTTACTCCCACGAGGACCCTCCCGGGTTTTGCTCAGACTTCCAATGATGCGATGAACCGCTCGGCGTCGAGCGCCGCGGCACAGCCCGTGCCGGCCGCGGTGATCGCCTGGCGGTAGGTGTGGTCGACCAGGTCACCCGCGGCGAAGACGCCGGGCACGCTGGTGTGGGTGGTGGGGGCGTCGACCACGACGTACCCGTTCTCGTCCATCTCGACCTGGCCGCGGAAGAGCTCGCTGCGCGGCACGTGGCCGATCGCGACGAACACACCGGTCACGTCGAGCACCTTGTCCACACCGGTGTGCACGTTGCGCACGTGTACCCCGGCCACCTTGCCGTCCTCGCCGAGGACCTGCTCGACGAGGGAGTTCCACTCGACGCGGATCTTCGGGTTGGACAGCGCCCGGTCCGCCATGATCTTGCTGGCGCGGAACTCGTCGCGACGGTGGATGATCGTCACGGTCTCGGCGAACTTGGTGAGGAACGTCGCCTCCTCCATCGCCGAGTCGCCGCCGCCGACGACCACGATGTTTTGGCCGCGGAAGAAGAAGCCGTCACAGGTCGCGCAGGACGAGACGCCGTGGCCGAGCAGCTCCTGCTCGCCGGGCACGCCCAGCGGCCGCCAGGCTGAGCCGGTGCTCAGGATGACCGCCTTCGCGCGGTATTCGGTCTCCCCCACGTACACCTTGTGGGCGGCCGACGAACCGATGACGCCGGTGTCAACCAGCTCGACGCGGGTCACATCATCAGTGATGAACTCGGCGCCGAATCGCTCGGCCTGCTTGCGCATCGAGTCCATCAGCTCCGGACCCATGATCCCGTCGGGGAAGCCCGGGAAGTTTTCCACCTCGGTGGTCGTCATCAGCGCGCCACCGGACTGTGCGCCCTCGATGATCAGCGGCCGCAGGCTGGCTCGTGCGGCGTACACCGCCGCGGTGTAACCGGCCGGCCCCGAGCCGATGATGATCAGGTTTCGGACCTCGTCCACTGCCGACTCCCGTAGTGTTGTGTGCGCAGAGGAGAACCCACCGCGTGCGGCGATGATTCCCGACCCGTCGTCCGGGTGGGTCAGCTCACCCTATCTTCGCGTTTCCGCGGGTGTCCGCGCCCCACGCGGCCTGGCCACAGTTCGGCCCGGACGCCCATACCCACCGTGCCCCGGTGCCGTCGGTGAAAAACACGATGACCGCCGGTGAGCCGTCAAACGTGGCGAAGTCGACCACCTGGACGGTGGCCGCGCCGTTGTTGTGCTCACGGGCGATGGCGTCCAGGCACGCGGACAGCGCGGTCTGGGCGGTCAGCCGCTGCAACGCGGCCGCCGCCGTGGACTTCAGTCCCGAGCTCCCCGAGTCCTCCTCCGTCGTGGCGGACTGCGCGCTCATCGCCCGGTCGCCGTCCGGCGGCGGCTGGGCCGCCGCGAGCGTGCCGGCGCGGTAGTCCTTGCCGCTGGCCACGAGCGCCTGCGGCGTGGCCAGCTCGGCGCCCCCCGCCGCGTTGTCCCGGGCGGCCGCGGGCGCCTCCGCCGCGGTACCACTACCGGCGTCGTCGGTGCTGGAGCTGTCGGCCAGGCCGATGCCGAGGCCGGCGAAGGCCGCGAGGCTGGCGGCTACCGCCACCGGAGTGGCCCACGCGGGCCAGCGGCGCCGCAGCCGGCTCACGCTCCGTCGCGGTCCATCAGCATCTGGTACGACAGAGAGCGCGGGCCGGGTGGGCTCCTGCTCCAGGGCTGTGGCGATGCGGTCCGCCACGTCCGCGGGCATGGGCTCGGGGGTGGCGCCCCAGGCTGCCAGGTCGGCCTGGATGGTCGAGGCCGACGCCGACAGGGTCGCGTACGCCTCCGCCCAGGTCGGATCGTCGGCGACCCGCCGAGCAACGACCGCCTCGTCGGGGGTGCCGTCGAGCACCCCGCCGACGTAGTCGGCCAGCAGGTCGATGTCGACCTGGCTAAACTCCCGCCCGGTCACCGTTCTTCCTCCACGCTCGCGGTGCGCGCTTGCGCCGTACTTGTTGGGACGCGGGCGCCGGGCGATGGGTTCCCGCCGCCGGCCCGAAGGTGACCTAGCACAACCGCCAGCTTGGCCCGGCCCCGCGCGCACCGGCTCTTCACCGTGCCCTCGGCCACACCCAGCATGATCGCCACCTCGGCGACCGGGTATCCCTGCACGTCGACCAGGATCAGCGCGGCGCGCTGCTCGGCCGGCAGCTGGGCCAGCGCCTGCCGTACGTCGAGCGCGGTGTCGTGGTCGACCGGCGGGGCGGCCGGCTCCGGAGCGACCGGGCGGTCCGGCTCGGAGCGGGTGCCGTCCGGCAGCGGCACGGTGGGGTGGGCCTGCCGGCGCCGGATCCGGTCGAGACAGGCGTTGACCACGATGCGGTGCAGCCAGGTGGTGACCGCCGATTCGCCGCGGAACTTGGCCGCCGCCCGGTGCGCGGAGAGCAGCGCGTCCTGCAATGCGTCGGCGGCCTCCTCGCGATCGGTGACCGTACGCAAGGCAACCGCCCAGAGCCGGTCGCGGTGCCGGCGAAACAGCTCGGCAAACGCGTACCGGTCGCCCTCGACGTGGGCGCGCAGCAACTCGTCGTCGCTGCGTGTGCTCTGGGTCACGGCTGCACCCTAGCTCAAGCCCGCGACCACGATTTCCTGCACGCCGATCTTGAACGGGAACGGACCGTCACTGGTCGCCGGCATCTCGGTGATGAAGAACAGCAGGAACTGGTACTTCTGGTCGGGCTCGAACGCGTTGAAGCTCATCTTCGTCGCGTCGAACCCCTCCAGCGGCTGTCCCACCGTCTTGTACGTCCGCACGATCGCGTCGTCGCCGGAAGAGCTGTCGCCCGGGTCCTGGTCGCCGGTCCGCAGCTCGGCGGAGACGCCCGGCGCGGAGAGCGTGACCTGGACCGAGCTGACCGTGCGCGGCTGGCCGAGGTCGATCAGGATGCCCATGCCGGGCTTCAGGTTGCCGAACTTCGCGTTCTTGTACCCGCTGGTCTCCCAGCCGGTGTTGTCGTTGCCGTCCACGACCTTGGCGACGTCGTCCAGCCCGCTGCGGTCGCCGTCGGGCGGGTCGACCACGCGCACCTGGTCCGCGCGCAGCGCGAAGTTTTGCGGCTTGGGGGCGGTTGCCCCGTCCGTACTGCCGCTGGGGGCAGCGGCCGCGGGCGAGTTCGACGGCAGGTCGGTGGGGTCGTCGTCGCCGTTGGCCAGGGCGCTGATCCCGAAGAGCAGGCCGGCGACGGCGATCGCCAGCAGCCCGGCCACGCCGGCTGCGATCTTGCGAATGGCGGTGCGCGGCGGCTCGGGAGGCACGCCCGGTGCGCCGCTGACCACCTCTCGCGTGGCGGACAGGAGCCGCAGCGGGCCGGCGTCTTCGTAGTACTGCTCCTCGGCGGCGCTGTCGAGGCGGGCCAACTCCGCCGCGAGCACGTCGGCCGCGGGGAGGGCGAGCCGGGGATCCAGCAGGTCCATGGTCAGGTCGTCGAGGTACGCCGGGACACCGGCGCGGACCTGGCGGGGCGCCGCGATGGCGCCGCCCGCGTCGCGGACCGCGTCCGGCAGCGTCGAGCGGCCGGCCTCGGTGTGCGGCCAGTGCCCGGTCAGCGCGAAGTAGAGGATGCCGCCGGTGGCCCGCACATCGGTCTCGGGCGTGTCGGCGCTGTCCGCGCGGGCGTCGGCGACCACCACGCGGCCGTCGTCGCCGATGAGCACGGTGCCGGGGTGGATGTTGCCGTGGACCATGCCGGTCGCGTGCATCGCCGCCACCGCGTCGGCGACGGCGTGCGCGACGGCGGTCGTCCGGGTCGGATCGAGTAGCTCCTCCGCCACGATCTCGCGCAGCGACTCGCCGTCGACCCACTCGCGGACGACGTACGCCCGATCGGCCTCGTCGATGGCGTCGTAGACGCCGACCAGGCTGGGGTGGATGACGCGGCTGGCCGCGACGGCGGCCTGCAGCATCTCCATCGCGGAGTCGCCGCCCGGATAGCGCAGTACCACCGCGACGGGCCGCCGGAGGATGACATCGACGCCCCGCCAGACCTGCCGTCCGGCGCTGTCGTCGTTGATGTGTTGAGCGAGCTCGTACCGCTCGGCCAGGATCTCACCGACGGTGGGTGCACCGAAGGTCATGACCTGGGGCGCGCTCTCGCTCGCCTCCTGACCTTCGCCGACCTGGGTCACCCCGTCCTCCCTCGGTGATCGTTTCGATCAGTGGACCGGTGCTGCCTGTGGTCTGACCGCCGAGCCGCAGCCGGGCACCCCGGCGACGGGCGTCAACTCATAGCGTAGGCGCAACCGGCACCTGTCGAGAGCGACCTTACCTGGGTCGTGCGACCTCACGACACGTCATCTTCGCGTGGCACCAAACCGGATCCGAGTCGTTGCCAGCGGCCTGTCCGATTGACAGACTTATGGTAGTTTTTGTCATGACTGATCTTGCGGCACAGGTGCGCGACGGCTACGCGTTCGCGGGCGCGGCGCTGGATCTTGGCGCGCTCGTGGTGGACGACCGCGGCGAACCGGCCGCACAGGTGCGCATCCCGCTCGCCATGCTCAACCGGCACGGTCTGGTCGCGGGCGCCACGGGTACCGGCAAGACCAAGACCCTTCAGGTGATGGCCGAGCAGCTCAGCGCCGCGGGCGTACCGGTTTTCCTCGCCGACATCAAGGGCGACGTGTCCGGCATGTCCGCGCCGGGTACGCCCAACGAGAAGATCACCGCTCGAGCCGCCGAGATCGGGCAGGACTGGGCGCCCGAGGCGTACCCGGTCGAGTTCTACGCACTCGGCGGCCACGGCACCGGCATCCCCGTGCGGGCGACGATGACGTCCTTCGGCCCGGTGCTGCTGTCCAAGGTGCTGGGGCTGTCCGACGTACAGGCGTCGTCGCTGAACCTGATCTTCCACTTCGCCGACGCCAACGGGCTGCCGCTGCTGGACGTCAAGGACCTGCGGTCGGTCATCCAGTACCTGGTCTCCGAGGAGGGAGCCGAGCAACTGCGGTCGCTCGGCGGCCTCGCCAAGCAGACCGCCGGCGTCCTGCTGCGCGAGCTGGTGGCGTTCTCCGACGCCGGCGCGGAAGACTTCTTCGGCGAGCCGGAGTTCGACACGGCCGACCTCATGCGTACGGCACCGGACGGGCGGGGCGTGGCCTCGATCCTGGAACTGCCCGGAGTGGTCACTCAACCTGCGCTCTTCTCCTCTTTCCTCATGTGGCTGCTGGCCGACCTCTTCCAGGACCTGCCCGAGGTGGGCGACGTCGACAAGCCGAAGCTGGTGTTCTTCTTCGACGAGGCGCACCTGCTCTTCAAGGACGCGTCGAAGGAGTTCCTCGAATCCATCACGCAGACGGTCCGGCTGATCCGGTCCAAGGGGGTGGGCGTCTTCTTCGTGACCCAGACGCCCAAGGACGTACACCCCGACGTGCTGGCCCAGCTCGGCAACCGGGTCCAGCACGCGCTGCGGGCGTACACGCCGGACGACGCCAAGGCGCTCAAGGCGACCGCGTCGACGTTCCCGCACTCGGCGTACGACCTGGAAGAGGTGCTGACCCAGTTGGGCACCGGGGAGGCGATCGTGACCGTGCTGTCCGAGAAGGGCGCGCCCACCCCGGTCGCGTGGACCCGGCTCCGGGCGCCACGGTCGCTGATGGCGGCCGCCGACCCCGCCGCCATGGAGGCGATCGTGCAGGCATCCCCGCTGCGCCCCAAGTACGCCGAGACGGTGGACCGGGAGTCGGCGTACGAGAAGCTGGCCGGCAAGCTCACACAGAGTTATCCACAGGCAACTCCCGCGCCGGACGCTGCTCCCACACAGACTTATCCACAGGGCAAGGGGGTGGTGGAGAAGGTGCTCGGCTCCAGCGCCGCGAAGTCGTTCATCCGAGCGGCCGCCACCGCCGCGGGCGCCGCGATCACCCGCCAGATCTTCGGCACGGCTCGGAAAAAGCGGCGCTAGCGGCGGATGCGGCGGCGGACCAGGTTGATGACCGAGTTCACCTCGTTCACCTTCAGCCCTAGCGCTATCCCGAGGTAGGTGCCGCCGATCGCGACCCCACCGACCAGGAGCTGCAGGATGGCCTCCGGCTTGCTGGGCGACCAGCCGCCGGGCAGCAGGTAGATCGCGACCAGGCCGACCACCGTCGCGCCGACGGCGGCCACGCCCACCTTGACGCCGGTGACCAGGATGCCGCCCAGCCCGATCGCGCCGATCCGGCGGTGCAGCAGCGCGCCCGAGATCAGCCCGGAGGCCGCGTACGAGAAGGCGTTGGCGAGCATCAGCCCCGGCGCGGAGAACGTCGCCGCGAAGGCCGCGAACACGATGAGCTGGATCAGGATCCGCAGCGCCACCACCGGGATGTTGACCAGCGCCGCGGTCTTGGTCTCCTGCCGGGCGTAGAGCCCGACCGTGAGGAGTTGGCTGACCGAGAACGGCAGCAGCGCCACCGCGGTGACCACCAGCACCACGGCGGTGTCCATGGCCTCGTCCTGGGTGAATGCCCCGCTGCGGAACAGCGCCACCGAGATCGGGGCGGCCAGCACGGCGTAGCAGATGGCGACCGGAGTCAGCACGGCCGTGATGGTGCGGATGCCGCGGGACAGGTCGGCGGCCATGTCGGCGTGCCGGCCGTCGGCCGCGGCGGAGCTCATCCGCGGGGTCAGCGCGGTAATGATCGACACCGAGATGATGCCGTGCGCCATGTACATCAGCAGGAATACGTTGTTGTAGATCGCCGGCCCGGCCGCGCCCTTGTCACCCGCCCGGTTGAGCAGGTTGAACGCGACCACCTGGCCGATCTGGGTGACCACGACGTAGCAGAGCGCCCAGCCGCCGATCCGGCCCAGCTCGCGCAGGCCCAGGGCCCGGAAGTCGAACCGCCACCGCCACCGGAACCCGACCTTGCGCAGGGCGGGCAGCAGGCCGACGCTCTGGACCACCACGCCGAGCAGGGTGCCGCCGCCGAGCAGCAGGATCTGCCCGGCGGTCATCTGCTCCGGCCGGATCGCCTTGGCCCCGTAGATGAGGATGTACAGCCCGCCGGTGGCGATGACCACCAGGTTGTTCAGGATCGGCGTGAACATCGGCGTGGCGAAGTGACCACGTGTGTTGAGCACGGCGGTGAGGATCCCGGAGAGCCCGATGAAGAAGATCATCGGGAGCATCAGGTAGGACAGGGTGGTGACCAGGTCCTTGAACGCGTCCGAAGCCTTGTCGCTGGTGTAGAGCACGGTCAGCACGGACGCGCTCACCGTCGCCAGGAGGGCCGCTCCGCCGAGCACCAGGAGCGAGAGCGTGATCAGCCGCTGGGTGTACGCCTCGCCGCGGTCCGGGTCGGCCTTCCGCCGCCGTACCAGCACCGGGATGATCGTGCTGCTCAGAAGCGCACCGAGCAGCAGCTCGTACACGATCCCCGGCAGCACCTGGGCGGTGGTGTACGCGTTGTTGATCGCGCCACCGCCGATGGCCGCGGCCAGGATGACCGTGCGCAGGAAGCCGGTGCCCCGGCTGACCAGGCTGCCGATCGCCATGACGGCGCTGTTGGTGGCGGCGCTGCCGCCTTCCGGCTCGCCGTCCGGTTGCGCCTGTACGGCCTCGCGTTCCAGTTCGAACTGTGCCGTCCAGGGCTGGGTGGTGATCAGGACGGCACCGTCGGCGGGCGGATGGCCGCTGTGCCCGGCGTTGGCGCTCCGGTACAGCCCGCTGCTCATCTCACCCGTCCCCATTTCCGGTTGCCGCCATCCAAAGGGTACGGGGACACTGCGCGTAGGGCTGCCCACGACCCAGCGCACCTCAGTTATAGGCTGGCACTCCCATGTCCAAGATTTCCCACACCGCCGACCGGCGGGAGCTGACCGATGCCCAGCGCAACGCGGTGGCCGAGCTGATGCGGGTCTCCCCCATCGCCGACGAGCTGGGCCGACGCTTCGCCAAGGCCGGATTCGAGCTGCACCTGGTCGGCGGCTCCGTACGCGACGCGCTGCTCGGCCGCCTGGGCGACGACCTCGACTTCACGACCGACGCCCGCCCCGACGACACGCTCCGCGTGCTCAAGGGCTGGGCGGAGACCACGTGGGAAACCGGGCGCGAGTTCGGCACCATCGGGGCCCAGCGCCGCGGGCTCCGGCTGGAGATCACGACGTTCCGCGCCGAGGCCTACGACGGGGTCACCCGCAACCCTGTCGTCCAGTACGGCGAGAGCCTGCAGGAGGACCTGCGCCGGCGGGACTTCACCGTCAACGCGATGGCGGTGAGCCTGCCGGACCACCGGTTCACCGACCCGTACGGCGGGCTGGACGACCTCGCCGCCCGCCGGCTCCGTACGCCGGGGACGCCCCGGGAGTCGTTCGGCGACGACCCGCTGCGGATGCTGCGCGCGGCCCGGTTCGCCGCCCAGCTTCGTTTCACGCTGGACCCGGACGTGCGGGCGGCGATGGCGGCGATGGCGGCCGACCTGGAGCGGATCACCGCCGAGCGGATCCGGGACGAGTTCACCAAGCTGCTGCTCGGCGCCGACCCGGTCACCGGGCTGCGGCTGCTGGTCGACACCGGCCTGGCCGAGCACTTCCTGCCGGAACTGCCGGGGCTCAAGCTGGCGATCGACGAGCACGCCCAGCACAAGGACGTGTACGAGCACACCCTCACGGTGGTGAGCAACGCCGTGCGCCTGGAGGGCGACGAGGGCCCGGACTTCGTCCTGCGGATGGCCGCGCTGATGCACGACGTCGGCAAGCCCGCCACGAAGGCGGTCGGCACGGACAACCGGGTCAGCTTCCACCACCACGAGGTGGTCGGAGCGCGCCTGACCAAGCTGCGGATGAAGGAGCTGCGCTACCCCAAGGACGTGACGTCCGAGGTGGTCAAGCTGGTCGCGCTGCACCTGCGCTTCTACGGGTACGGCCGTGGCGAGTGGACGGACTCGGCGGTGCGGCGGTACGTCACGGACGCCGGCGAGCTGCTGTCCCGGCTGCACAAGCTCACCCGCTCGGACTGCACGACCCGCAACCGGCGCAAGGCGGCCCAGCTCTCGGCCGACTACGACGCGCTGGAGGACCGGATCGCGCAACTGCAGGCCGACGAGGACCTGGCACGGGTGCGGCCCGACCTCGACGGCAACGCGATCATGGAGTTGCTCGGCGTGCCGCCCGGCCCGATCGTCGGGCGCGCCTGGCGCCACCTCAAGGAGGCACGGCTGGAGCGCGGCCCGCTGGACCGCGACGAGGCCGAGGCCGAGCTGCTGCGCTGGGCCCGGGCCGAAGGTCTGATTTAGTCCGATCCAAGCTGCTGTTACCGACCGTGGCGCGATTGGGCTACCGTCGCTCGCGAGACGAGTGGTCGATTGCGGCATCAGGGAGGAAAGCGGATGCAGCCGTGTCCGGTGTGCGGCGCCGTTCAGGTCGACGCGGCCGGCTTCTGCGTGCAGTGCCGCACCTTCCGGGGCGTACCCCAGCAGCCACCGCCTCAGCCGCCCAACTACCCGCAGCAGCCGCAGTCGCCGT
Coding sequences within:
- a CDS encoding protein kinase family protein, producing the protein MTQVGEGQEASESAPQVMTFGAPTVGEILAERYELAQHINDDSAGRQVWRGVDVILRRPVAVVLRYPGGDSAMEMLQAAVAASRVIHPSLVGVYDAIDEADRAYVVREWVDGESLREIVAEELLDPTRTTAVAHAVADAVAAMHATGMVHGNIHPGTVLIGDDGRVVVADARADSADTPETDVRATGGILYFALTGHWPHTEAGRSTLPDAVRDAGGAIAAPRQVRAGVPAYLDDLTMDLLDPRLALPAADVLAAELARLDSAAEEQYYEDAGPLRLLSATREVVSGAPGVPPEPPRTAIRKIAAGVAGLLAIAVAGLLFGISALANGDDDPTDLPSNSPAAAAPSGSTDGATAPKPQNFALRADQVRVVDPPDGDRSGLDDVAKVVDGNDNTGWETSGYKNAKFGNLKPGMGILIDLGQPRTVSSVQVTLSAPGVSAELRTGDQDPGDSSSGDDAIVRTYKTVGQPLEGFDATKMSFNAFEPDQKYQFLLFFITEMPATSDGPFPFKIGVQEIVVAGLS
- a CDS encoding helicase HerA-like domain-containing protein, whose amino-acid sequence is MTDLAAQVRDGYAFAGAALDLGALVVDDRGEPAAQVRIPLAMLNRHGLVAGATGTGKTKTLQVMAEQLSAAGVPVFLADIKGDVSGMSAPGTPNEKITARAAEIGQDWAPEAYPVEFYALGGHGTGIPVRATMTSFGPVLLSKVLGLSDVQASSLNLIFHFADANGLPLLDVKDLRSVIQYLVSEEGAEQLRSLGGLAKQTAGVLLRELVAFSDAGAEDFFGEPEFDTADLMRTAPDGRGVASILELPGVVTQPALFSSFLMWLLADLFQDLPEVGDVDKPKLVFFFDEAHLLFKDASKEFLESITQTVRLIRSKGVGVFFVTQTPKDVHPDVLAQLGNRVQHALRAYTPDDAKALKATASTFPHSAYDLEEVLTQLGTGEAIVTVLSEKGAPTPVAWTRLRAPRSLMAAADPAAMEAIVQASPLRPKYAETVDRESAYEKLAGKLTQSYPQATPAPDAAPTQTYPQGKGVVEKVLGSSAAKSFIRAAATAAGAAITRQIFGTARKKRR
- a CDS encoding CCA tRNA nucleotidyltransferase; amino-acid sequence: MSKISHTADRRELTDAQRNAVAELMRVSPIADELGRRFAKAGFELHLVGGSVRDALLGRLGDDLDFTTDARPDDTLRVLKGWAETTWETGREFGTIGAQRRGLRLEITTFRAEAYDGVTRNPVVQYGESLQEDLRRRDFTVNAMAVSLPDHRFTDPYGGLDDLAARRLRTPGTPRESFGDDPLRMLRAARFAAQLRFTLDPDVRAAMAAMAADLERITAERIRDEFTKLLLGADPVTGLRLLVDTGLAEHFLPELPGLKLAIDEHAQHKDVYEHTLTVVSNAVRLEGDEGPDFVLRMAALMHDVGKPATKAVGTDNRVSFHHHEVVGARLTKLRMKELRYPKDVTSEVVKLVALHLRFYGYGRGEWTDSAVRRYVTDAGELLSRLHKLTRSDCTTRNRRKAAQLSADYDALEDRIAQLQADEDLARVRPDLDGNAIMELLGVPPGPIVGRAWRHLKEARLERGPLDRDEAEAELLRWARAEGLI
- the sigM gene encoding RNA polymerase sigma factor SigM, which gives rise to MTQSTRSDDELLRAHVEGDRYAFAELFRRHRDRLWAVALRTVTDREEAADALQDALLSAHRAAAKFRGESAVTTWLHRIVVNACLDRIRRRQAHPTVPLPDGTRSEPDRPVAPEPAAPPVDHDTALDVRQALAQLPAEQRAALILVDVQGYPVAEVAIMLGVAEGTVKSRCARGRAKLAVVLGHLRAGGGNPSPGARVPTSTAQARTASVEEER
- the trxB gene encoding thioredoxin-disulfide reductase, producing the protein MDEVRNLIIIGSGPAGYTAAVYAARASLRPLIIEGAQSGGALMTTTEVENFPGFPDGIMGPELMDSMRKQAERFGAEFITDDVTRVELVDTGVIGSSAAHKVYVGETEYRAKAVILSTGSAWRPLGVPGEQELLGHGVSSCATCDGFFFRGQNIVVVGGGDSAMEEATFLTKFAETVTIIHRRDEFRASKIMADRALSNPKIRVEWNSLVEQVLGEDGKVAGVHVRNVHTGVDKVLDVTGVFVAIGHVPRSELFRGQVEMDENGYVVVDAPTTHTSVPGVFAAGDLVDHTYRQAITAAGTGCAAALDAERFIASLEV
- the trxA gene encoding thioredoxin; this encodes MGVTKSVTDASFTTDVLQSDTPVLVDFWAEWCAPCKKVSPLLEEIAGEMGDKVRIVKLNIDENPETARAYRVMSVPTLTVFKGGEPVQSVAGARPKGDLVKLIEAAL
- the murJ gene encoding murein biosynthesis integral membrane protein MurJ: MSSGLYRSANAGHSGHPPADGAVLITTQPWTAQFELEREAVQAQPDGEPEGGSAATNSAVMAIGSLVSRGTGFLRTVILAAAIGGGAINNAYTTAQVLPGIVYELLLGALLSSTIIPVLVRRRKADPDRGEAYTQRLITLSLLVLGGAALLATVSASVLTVLYTSDKASDAFKDLVTTLSYLMLPMIFFIGLSGILTAVLNTRGHFATPMFTPILNNLVVIATGGLYILIYGAKAIRPEQMTAGQILLLGGGTLLGVVVQSVGLLPALRKVGFRWRWRFDFRALGLRELGRIGGWALCYVVVTQIGQVVAFNLLNRAGDKGAAGPAIYNNVFLLMYMAHGIISVSIITALTPRMSSAAADGRHADMAADLSRGIRTITAVLTPVAICYAVLAAPISVALFRSGAFTQDEAMDTAVVLVVTAVALLPFSVSQLLTVGLYARQETKTAALVNIPVVALRILIQLIVFAAFAATFSAPGLMLANAFSYAASGLISGALLHRRIGAIGLGGILVTGVKVGVAAVGATVVGLVAIYLLPGGWSPSKPEAILQLLVGGVAIGGTYLGIALGLKVNEVNSVINLVRRRIRR